From one Cyanobacterium stanieri PCC 7202 genomic stretch:
- a CDS encoding aspartyl/glutamyl-tRNA(Asn/Gln) amidotransferase subunit C (PFAM: Glu-tRNAGln amidotransferase C subunit~TIGRFAM: aspartyl/glutamyl-tRNA(Asn/Gln) amidotransferase, C subunit~COGs: COG0721 Asp-tRNAAsn/Glu-tRNAGln amidotransferase C subunit~InterPro IPR003837~KEGG: syp:SYNPCC7002_A1565 glutamyl-tRNA (Gln) amidotransferase chain C~PFAM: Glu-tRNAGln amidotransferase C subunit~SPTR: Aspartyl/glutamyl-tRNA(Asn/Gln) amidotransferase subunit C;~TIGRFAM: glutamyl-tRNA(Gln) amidotransferase, C subunit), whose protein sequence is MSISQEEVKKVANLARLDITEQEEQEFGNQLNAILGYFDQLSELDTSEVEPTTRAIDVSNIMRSDAQTTYEDRESLLDNAPSRDDDFFRVPKIMG, encoded by the coding sequence ATGAGTATTAGTCAAGAAGAAGTTAAAAAGGTGGCTAATTTAGCCCGTTTAGATATTACTGAACAAGAGGAGCAGGAGTTTGGTAATCAGTTAAATGCTATCCTTGGATATTTTGATCAATTAAGTGAATTAGATACCAGTGAAGTAGAACCCACTACAAGGGCGATCGATGTTAGTAATATTATGCGCTCTGATGCACAAACGACCTACGAAGATAGAGAGAGTTTATTGGATAATGCCCCCTCTCGGGATGATGACTTTTTCCGAGTTCCCAAAATTATGGGTTAG